The genomic DNA TTCGTTTTCATGGGTCTGCAAATAGGTCTTGCTGATCGTGAGCTGATGAGGGGTTGATTATGCAGTGTACGCTGGCAGGTCATCTGTTGAATTCGGTATGATTCAAACGGTTGCGGTAAATTTACCGACTTCCCTTTCCTGAGCGTCACTCTTCAAGATTCCCTATGCGTCGATCGTCACGGCTTCCGTCTGCTTCTACGGTTCGTCCTGCGTGGCATAGTTCCGTCTTTGCAGGGCTAAAAATTCGGCTGAATGTCTGGCGCGGCAAGAAAACCTTTCGGGGAGCAAATCTGCGAGGAGCGGATCTGAGTCGGGCTGACCTGGTCGGGTCGATCCTGCTGTGGGCAAGTTTTGGGTGGGCAGTCTTGCTGTGGCTGCAAGTGAGTGAAGCAGGGGCGATCGGGGTGATTCTTATCTGGGCAAATCTGCTGTGGACGATTCTCGTCTGGATTAACCTGCGCGAAGTAATGCTCAAGACAACAGCCCCTCGCCGCAACTTTAACCTGCCGATTTTCCTGGGGATTGCGCTGGTGTGGGCAACCCTGATCTGGGCGATGACGATCGCTTCTCGCTCCGGTGGAGCCGTGCTGGTGTGGTTAAATCCCAACATTCTGTTTTTGCTCTGGACGATCCTCAGCCGTATGGATCTGAGCAATGCCGACCTCAGTCAGACCGACCTCAGCTATGCCAACCTTTCCCAGGTGGATCTACGGGATGCCAATTTGAGTCGATCGAACCTCAGAAATGCCAATATGCGCGAAACCATTCTGCGGGGGGCGGATCTGAGCGGGGCTGACCTGAGCGGCGCGGATCTCAGTGATGCCGATCTCACTGACGCCATTTTGCCCGGTGC from Leptolyngbya ohadii IS1 includes the following:
- a CDS encoding pentapeptide repeat-containing protein; translation: MRRSSRLPSASTVRPAWHSSVFAGLKIRLNVWRGKKTFRGANLRGADLSRADLVGSILLWASFGWAVLLWLQVSEAGAIGVILIWANLLWTILVWINLREVMLKTTAPRRNFNLPIFLGIALVWATLIWAMTIASRSGGAVLVWLNPNILFLLWTILSRMDLSNADLSQTDLSYANLSQVDLRDANLSRSNLRNANMRETILRGADLSGADLSGADLSDADLTDAILPGANLSDAELSHAILSDTDLRDANLSRANLTAANLSWARISRADLRDANLSWANLSRAKLKEANLSGADLSGADFREALLHGVDLNQADLGVVLVKGARFSKNPGLTHSDRINLKARGAIPEDLPSGWSGRSEAGSSQG